The following are encoded in a window of Nocardioides houyundeii genomic DNA:
- a CDS encoding NUDIX domain-containing protein, with amino-acid sequence MQPASDAPSHPPGVRRFAGVILVDPRGWLLLQERDEHPVIDPDRWGLPGGHVEPGETFAQAAHRELAEETGVEVAAGGLAFWGEFRVDHRHAYGTFDQMQVFVAPTLLKDEEIDCREGRRIVFVEPRHALGLELTSAASVIVPAFLSSPEYASMAP; translated from the coding sequence ATGCAGCCCGCCAGCGATGCGCCCAGCCACCCGCCCGGCGTACGCCGGTTCGCGGGAGTGATCCTGGTCGACCCACGCGGCTGGCTGCTGCTGCAGGAACGGGACGAGCACCCGGTGATCGACCCGGACCGGTGGGGCCTGCCCGGCGGCCACGTTGAGCCCGGCGAGACCTTCGCCCAGGCGGCGCACCGCGAGCTGGCCGAGGAGACCGGGGTCGAGGTCGCCGCCGGTGGCCTGGCTTTCTGGGGGGAGTTCCGGGTCGACCACCGTCACGCCTACGGCACCTTCGACCAGATGCAGGTCTTCGTCGCCCCGACGCTGCTGAAGGATGAGGAGATCGACTGCCGGGAGGGTCGCCGGATCGTCTTCGTCGAGCCCCGGCACGCGCTGGGCCTGGAGCTCACCTCGGCGGCGTCGGTGATCGTGCCGGCCTTCCTCTCCTCACCGGAGTACGCCAGCATGGCCCCATGA
- a CDS encoding SMP-30/gluconolactonase/LRE family protein yields MSLAGSPLTVHPVPGAGAEDVVVAPDGSVYTGTENGVVWRLSPDGTRTDRVADTGGRPLGLELFDNGDLLVCDATRGLLVVHQDGAVEELVTRVDGVPMRFCNNAAIAADGTIWFSDSSQLYGVERWKDDFVQDTRTGRLLRRDPDGSVSVVLQGLAFANGVALSKGEEFVAVAETGARTVVRYWLTGARSGQRDFLCTDLPGYPDNISRGSDGLVWVTIASPRDALVERLKRAPLPLRKAVTRIPDALQPKPRRTIRVQAFDDDGRLVHDLDLQHPGYHMVTGVREHQGRVWMGSLHEPAVAVHDLVLRSTERTAD; encoded by the coding sequence ATGAGCCTCGCGGGCAGTCCCCTCACCGTCCACCCCGTGCCGGGGGCGGGCGCCGAGGACGTCGTCGTAGCCCCCGACGGCAGCGTCTACACCGGCACCGAGAACGGCGTCGTCTGGCGGCTGAGTCCCGACGGCACCCGGACCGACCGGGTGGCCGACACCGGCGGGCGTCCGCTGGGGCTCGAGCTCTTCGACAACGGTGACCTGCTGGTCTGCGACGCCACCCGCGGGCTGCTCGTCGTGCACCAGGACGGGGCGGTGGAGGAGCTCGTGACCAGGGTCGACGGGGTGCCCATGCGGTTCTGCAACAACGCCGCCATCGCCGCGGACGGCACGATCTGGTTCAGCGACTCCTCCCAGCTCTACGGGGTCGAGCGGTGGAAGGACGACTTCGTCCAGGACACCAGGACCGGGCGCCTCCTGCGCCGGGACCCGGACGGCTCGGTGAGCGTGGTGCTGCAGGGGCTCGCCTTCGCCAACGGGGTCGCGCTGTCGAAGGGCGAGGAGTTCGTGGCGGTCGCCGAGACCGGCGCCCGGACGGTGGTGCGCTACTGGCTCACCGGAGCGCGCAGTGGTCAGCGTGACTTCCTGTGCACCGACCTTCCCGGCTATCCCGACAACATCTCGCGCGGCAGCGACGGCCTGGTGTGGGTCACCATCGCCAGTCCGCGCGACGCGCTCGTGGAGCGGCTCAAGCGGGCGCCGCTCCCGCTGCGCAAGGCGGTGACCCGGATCCCCGACGCGCTGCAGCCGAAGCCCAGACGCACCATCCGGGTCCAGGCCTTCGACGACGACGGCCGGCTGGTCCACGACCTCGACCTGCAGCACCCCGGCTACCACATGGTGACCGGGGTGCGCGAGCATCAGGGGCGGGTCTGGATGGGCAGCCTGCACGAGCCGGCCGTCGCCGTCCACGACCTGGTGCTCCGGAGCACCGAACGCACAGCCGACTGA
- a CDS encoding YjbQ family protein, translating to METTTIEYLTGDSERVLDITDDCAAFVAGRGDGLLHLFVPHATAGLAILETGAGSDADLLSALRELLPADDRWRHRHGSPGHGRSHVMPALVPPYASVPVAAGRLALGTWQSLCLVDLNVDNPRRQVRMDFLAG from the coding sequence ATGGAGACGACCACCATCGAGTACCTGACCGGGGACTCCGAGCGCGTGCTCGACATCACCGACGACTGCGCGGCGTTCGTGGCAGGGCGCGGGGACGGGCTGCTGCACCTCTTCGTGCCGCACGCCACCGCCGGGCTGGCCATCCTGGAGACCGGCGCGGGGTCCGACGCCGACCTGCTCTCCGCCCTGCGCGAGCTGCTGCCCGCCGACGACAGGTGGCGGCACCGGCACGGCAGCCCCGGGCACGGCCGATCGCACGTGATGCCGGCCCTGGTCCCGCCGTACGCCTCCGTCCCGGTCGCCGCCGGACGACTGGCGCTGGGGACCTGGCAGAGCCTCTGTCTGGTCGACCTCAACGTGGACAACCCCCGGCGGCAGGTCCGGATGGACTTCCTCGCCGGATGA
- a CDS encoding thiamine-binding protein produces MYPANHEGEWDEVMAVVKQAVFKVAETSPRVGLVLKADLRAGHDAGEMEAKVRRLEQHL; encoded by the coding sequence ATGTACCCCGCTAACCATGAAGGGGAGTGGGACGAGGTGATGGCCGTGGTCAAGCAGGCGGTGTTCAAGGTCGCCGAGACCTCGCCGCGGGTCGGGCTGGTGCTCAAGGCCGACCTGCGTGCCGGCCACGACGCCGGCGAGATGGAGGCGAAGGTGCGTCGCCTGGAGCAGCATCTGTGA
- a CDS encoding 4a-hydroxytetrahydrobiopterin dehydratase, whose amino-acid sequence MGNLRPSEVAAAGLDDWRQLYQALQARFVTGDFATGLALLTDIAGAAEEADHHPDLDLRYAHLNVRLHSHDTGGVTERDLRLAARISELASARGVRAAPEQVAAMEIALDTPGYAAIRPFWQAVLAMDSPRRDDEVRDDDADLPRLWFQHSGVDEPRQRFHLDVMVPPEQAQTRIDAALEAGGVLVSDEAAPTFTVLADPEGNKVCVCTMLQRDD is encoded by the coding sequence ATGGGGAATCTGAGACCTTCGGAGGTCGCGGCAGCAGGCCTGGACGACTGGCGCCAGCTCTACCAGGCCCTCCAGGCCCGGTTCGTGACCGGTGACTTCGCCACCGGACTGGCGCTGCTGACCGACATCGCCGGCGCGGCCGAGGAGGCTGACCACCACCCTGACCTCGATCTGAGGTACGCCCACCTCAACGTCCGGCTGCACAGCCACGACACCGGAGGGGTCACCGAGCGGGACCTGCGGTTGGCCGCCCGGATCAGTGAGCTCGCCTCGGCCCGCGGCGTGCGCGCGGCCCCCGAGCAGGTCGCCGCGATGGAGATCGCTCTCGACACCCCCGGCTACGCCGCCATCCGCCCCTTCTGGCAGGCCGTCCTCGCCATGGACAGTCCGCGCCGGGACGACGAGGTCCGGGACGACGACGCCGACCTGCCTCGCCTCTGGTTCCAGCACAGCGGGGTCGACGAGCCGCGCCAGCGGTTCCACCTCGACGTGATGGTGCCGCCGGAGCAGGCGCAGACCAGGATCGACGCCGCCCTGGAGGCCGGGGGCGTCCTGGTCAGCGACGAGGCGGCCCCGACGTTCACCGTGCTGGCCGATCCCGAGGGCAACAAGGTGTGCGTGTGCACCATGCTCCAGCGCGACGACTGA